In a single window of the Rhodamnia argentea isolate NSW1041297 chromosome 2, ASM2092103v1, whole genome shotgun sequence genome:
- the LOC115739513 gene encoding sperm-associated antigen 1: MASSGTLSLIERAHQMYRDGLYEAALGFYTEALAMAKTRPQRIALHSNRAACYLKLHDFKKAAEECTSVLELDHKHTGALMLRAQTLVTLKEYHSALFDVNRLIELDPSSEVYRNLESRLRTQLSLAPIPESEAELEEDEEVRESASDIKGDEAEICQDAGLNAAGAARGTDRENESDMTNLARSVSSEVQPVKESFEQRHDEKADRVETIPSTQVNVPIAQGTKDNSTGWQAIPKPKGHSTLDYARWDRVEDDSSEDDDEEDDEESQPQYRFRVRTVGVRPVK; encoded by the exons ATGGCGTCGTCGGGGACGTTGAGCTTGATCGAGCGAGCCCACCAGATGTATCGCGACGGGCTATACGAAGCCGCCCTCGGCTTCTACACGGAGGCTCTCGCCATGGCCAAGACGAGGCCTCAGAGGATCGCGCTGCACAGCAACAGAGCAGCTTGCTATCTCAAACTGCACGATTTCAAGAAG GCAGCTGAAGAGTGTACTTCTGTCCTTGAGCTTGATCACAAACATACAGGCGCACTGATGCTACGGGCGCAGACCCTGGTTACACTGAAGGAGTATCACTCGGCGCTCTTTGATGTGAACAGACTCATTGAGTTGGATCCTTCATCAGAGGTGTACAGGAACCTTGAATCTCGTTTGAGGACCCAACTG TCATTGGCTCCAATACCTGAATCTGAGGCAGAgctagaagaagatgaagaagtaaGAGAGAGTGCATCTGATATCAAAGGAGATGAAGCCGAAATATGTCAAGATGCAGGACTTAATGCAGCTGGCGCAGCTCGAGGAACAGATCGAGAAAATGAGTCTGACATGACAAATCTTGCTCGGTCTGTCTCTAGTGAAGTACAGCCTGTCAAGGAATCATTTGAACAAAGGCATGATGAGAAGGCTGACCGCGTCGAGACTATTCCCAGCACACAAGTCAACGTCCCTATTGCCCAAGGCACCAAGGATAACTCCACAGGATGGCAAGCAATCCCTAAACCAAAGGGGCACTCAACGCTGGACTATGCCCGTTGGGATAGAGTTGAAGATGATTCTAGcgaagatgatgatgaggaagatgatgaagagtctCAGCCTCAGTATCGCTTCCGTGTAAGAACGGTCGGTGTGCGTCCAGTGAAATAA
- the LOC115739216 gene encoding uncharacterized protein At4g15545-like isoform X1, producing the protein MSQNRVSDGGPDFDLTEEILAVMPTDPYDQLDLARKITSMAIASRVSKLESDVARSKQKLYDKDRIIFELEEKVIHLDRSYQEADSRLKIVLDENTRLSKERDSLSVTVKKLSRDLAKLETFKRQLMQSLNDDNASPAETVDIGTCDQSNSNSYLSKDVDANGCSGSANIGNNMDEASRHATQRFSITPYITPKLTPTGTPKIISQNGSPRGYSAAGTPQKTSGATTPTKTQYALSMWCPSSQQSSAANSPPRGRSLPGRTPRIDGKEFFRQARTRLSYEQFSAFLANIKELNAQKQTREETLRKAEEIFGTDNKDLYLSFQGLLNRNVN; encoded by the exons ATGTCGCAGAACAGGGTCAGCGATGGGGGTCCCGACTTTGACCTCACCGAGGAGATACTCGCGGTGATGCCCACCGACCCGTACGACCAGCTCGATCTGGCTCGTAAGATCACCTCCATGGCCATCGCCTCCCGCGTCTCCAAGCTCGAGTCCGACGTCGCCCGCTCCAAGCAGAAGCTCTACGACAAGGACAGGATCATCTTCGAGCTTGAGGAGAAAGTCATTCACCTCGATCGCTCCTACCAGGAGGCCGACTCGCGTCTGAAGATTGTCCTCGATGAGAAT ACGAGGCTCTCAAAAGAACGGGATTCCTTGTCTGTGACTGTCAAGAAGCTCAGTCGTGATCTGGCAAAG CTAGAAACTTTTAAAAGACAACTGATGCAGTCGCTGAATGATGACAATGCATCG CCTGCTGAAACCGTTGATATTGGGACATGTGATCAGTCAAACTCAAACTCCTATCTTTCCAAGG ATGTAGATGCAAATGGCTGCAGTGGCTCTGCTAACATTGGCAACAACATGGATGAAG CTTCACGGCATGCTACACAAAGATTTTCAATAACGCCATATATTACACCGAAACTTACTCCAACCGGGACTCcaaaaattatttctcaaaatGGCTCTCCTAGAGGATATTCTGCTGCTGGAACACCCCAGAAAACTTCAGGTGCAACAACTCCTACAAAAACCCAGTATGCACTCTCTATGTGGTGCCCATCAAGTCAGCAGTCGTCAGCTGCAAACTCACCTCCTCGTGGACGTTCTTTGCCAG GGCGCACTCCTCGAATTGATGGAAAAGAATTTTTTCGTCAAGCCAG GACTCGTTTATCATATGAGCAATTCAGTGCTTTTTTGGCAAACATTAAGGAGCTTAATGCTCAAAAGCAAACTCGAGAG
- the LOC115739216 gene encoding uncharacterized protein At4g15545-like isoform X2, with translation MSQNRVSDGGPDFDLTEEILAVMPTDPYDQLDLARKITSMAIASRVSKLESDVARSKQKLYDKDRIIFELEEKVIHLDRSYQEADSRLKIVLDENTRLSKERDSLSVTVKKLSRDLAKLETFKRQLMQSLNDDNASPAETVDIGTCDQSNSNSYLSKDANGCSGSANIGNNMDEASRHATQRFSITPYITPKLTPTGTPKIISQNGSPRGYSAAGTPQKTSGATTPTKTQYALSMWCPSSQQSSAANSPPRGRSLPGRTPRIDGKEFFRQARTRLSYEQFSAFLANIKELNAQKQTREETLRKAEEIFGTDNKDLYLSFQGLLNRNVN, from the exons ATGTCGCAGAACAGGGTCAGCGATGGGGGTCCCGACTTTGACCTCACCGAGGAGATACTCGCGGTGATGCCCACCGACCCGTACGACCAGCTCGATCTGGCTCGTAAGATCACCTCCATGGCCATCGCCTCCCGCGTCTCCAAGCTCGAGTCCGACGTCGCCCGCTCCAAGCAGAAGCTCTACGACAAGGACAGGATCATCTTCGAGCTTGAGGAGAAAGTCATTCACCTCGATCGCTCCTACCAGGAGGCCGACTCGCGTCTGAAGATTGTCCTCGATGAGAAT ACGAGGCTCTCAAAAGAACGGGATTCCTTGTCTGTGACTGTCAAGAAGCTCAGTCGTGATCTGGCAAAG CTAGAAACTTTTAAAAGACAACTGATGCAGTCGCTGAATGATGACAATGCATCG CCTGCTGAAACCGTTGATATTGGGACATGTGATCAGTCAAACTCAAACTCCTATCTTTCCAAGG ATGCAAATGGCTGCAGTGGCTCTGCTAACATTGGCAACAACATGGATGAAG CTTCACGGCATGCTACACAAAGATTTTCAATAACGCCATATATTACACCGAAACTTACTCCAACCGGGACTCcaaaaattatttctcaaaatGGCTCTCCTAGAGGATATTCTGCTGCTGGAACACCCCAGAAAACTTCAGGTGCAACAACTCCTACAAAAACCCAGTATGCACTCTCTATGTGGTGCCCATCAAGTCAGCAGTCGTCAGCTGCAAACTCACCTCCTCGTGGACGTTCTTTGCCAG GGCGCACTCCTCGAATTGATGGAAAAGAATTTTTTCGTCAAGCCAG GACTCGTTTATCATATGAGCAATTCAGTGCTTTTTTGGCAAACATTAAGGAGCTTAATGCTCAAAAGCAAACTCGAGAG
- the LOC115739589 gene encoding uncharacterized protein LOC115739589, which translates to MADQASDQSIMESKPLHPLCQIAETPTHKLLLKQWLKEEELILSRISLKETQIDSVRSEITHLHISFFLFHSLSLLLLFTIPRDAAAAACRRSWMPSLCSLALSLGIAWAVRYKTDVEVHLEKLLEREKEDAKLLGKCVEELKKKGVEFDLLKEVDALRRAKSLRVEAKPVRKWSARDFVTLFFFAVSCLVLGLMRVILCD; encoded by the coding sequence ATGGCAGATCAAGCATCGGACCAATCAATAATGGAGTCCAAGCCGCTGCACCCGCTCTGCCAAATTGCAGAGACCCCGACCCACAAGCTCCTCCTCAAGCAGTGGCTCAAGGAAGAAGAGCTCATCCTCTCTCGCATCTCCCTCAAGGAGACCCAGATCGACTCCGTCCGCAGCGAGATCACCCACCTCCacatctccttcttcctcttccactccctctctctcctcctcctcttcaccatCCCTAGGGACGCGGCCGCGGCCGCATGCCGCCGATCCTGGATGCCCTCGCTGTGCTCGCTCGCCCTCTCTCTCGGCATCGCCTGGGCCGTGAGGTACAAGACCGACGTGGAGGTCCACTTGGAGAAGTTGCtggagagggagaaggaggaTGCCAAGTTGCTGGGGAAGTGCGTGGAGGAGTTGAAGAAGAAGGGTGTCGAGTTCGATCTGTTGAAGGAGGTCGACGCGCTGAGGAGGGCGAAGAGCTTGCGCGTGGAGGCTAAGCCGGTGAGGAAGTGGTCGGCAAGGGACTTTGTGACTCTGTTCTTCTTTGCTGTGTCTTGCCTTGTGCTGGGGCTGATGAGGGTCATACTTTGCGATTAG
- the LOC115739041 gene encoding acetylornithine aminotransferase, mitochondrial, with product MSSTRLSLNQSILQSSNLRLRCDPIWERSSSLVKLTRGTGITACLNLEVKEPRAPRNSGFDDKSKEVMQAEGKVLVGTYARAPVVLASGRGCKLYDVEGREYLDLSSGIAVNALGHGDPDWVNAVVEQANTLTHVSNVYYSVPQVELAKRLVASSFADRVFFTNSGTEANEAAIKFARKFQRHTHPDAKEPATEFISFTNSFHGRTMGALALTSKEHYRTPFQPVMPGVIFVEYGNIEATKEKIKRGKTAAVFVEPIQGEGGIYSATRDFLQYLRSACDDAGALLVFDEIQCGLGRSGSLWAHEAYGVYPDIMTLAKPLAGGLPIGATLVTEKVASAVKYGDHGSTFAGSPLVCKAAQAVLDKILKPDFLASVKKKGEYLKQKLVQKLGGNSHVKEVRGLGLIVGIELDVSASPLVDACRNSGLLVLTAGKGNVVRLVPPLIITEEELDQAVEILFNALPVLDESSSN from the exons ATGAGCTCCACGCGCCTTTCCCTCAACCAATCGATTCTCCAATCCTCCAATCTCCGCCTGCGATGTGACCCCATTTGGGAACGATCATCATCGCTCGTCAAGCTCACCCGTGGCACAGGAATCACGGCATGCCTGAATCTAGAGGTCAAAGAGCCTCGAGCGCCTCGGAACTCAGGGTTTGATGACAAGAGCAAGGAGGTGATGCAGGCAGAAGGTAAAGTCCTCGTGGGCACGTACGCGAGAGCTCCCGTCGTGCTCGCCAGTGGCAGGGGTTGTAAACTGTACGACGTCGAGGGGCGAGAGTACTTGGACTTGAGCTCTGGGATCGCGGTGAATGCGCTCGGGCACGGGGACCCCGATTGGGTGAATGCCGTGGTAGAGCAGGCCAACACCCTGACTCATGTCAGCAACGTGTATTACTCTGTCCCTCAG GTAGAGCTTGCTAAGCGTCTTGTGGCCAGTTCTTTCGCTGACCGCGTGTTTTTCACAAATTCTGGGACGGAAGCAAATGAAGCAGCCATAAAATTTGCAAGGAAGTTTCAGAGACACACACACCCGGATGCAAAAGAGCCAGCCACCGAGTTCATTTCGTTTACCAACAGTTTCCATGGAAGGACAATGGGTGCTCTCGCTTTGACAAGCAAAGAGCATTACCGAACACCTTTCCAACCTGTCATGCCAGGAGTCATTTTTGTGGAGTATGGAAACATAGAGgccacaaaagagaaaattaagcGTGGGAAGACTGCAGCTGTCTTTGTGGAACCAATCCAGGGTGAAGGGGGCATATACAGTGCGACAAGGGACTTCTTGCAATATCTGCGAAGTGCTTGTGATGATGCTGGCGCTCTTTTGGTTTTTGATGAG ATTCAATGTGGTTTGGGTCGCAGTGGTTCCCTCTGGGCCCACGAAGCCTATGGTGTTTATCCTGACATAATGACGCTTGCTAAGCCTCTTGCTGGAGGGCTTCCCATTGGTGCCACACTGGTTACTGAAAAAGTTGCTTCTGCCGTGAAATATGGTGATCACGGGAGCACGTTTGCAGGTTCGCCTCTCGTATGCAAAGCTGCACAAGCTGTCCTAGATAAAATCTTGAAACCTGATTTCTTGGCCAgtgtgaaaaagaaaggagaatatCTCAAGCAGAAGTTAGTGCAGAAACTTGGAGGGAACTCGCACGTGAAAGAAGTGCGTGGTCTTGGACTAATCGTTGGCATTGAGTTGGATGTATCTGCCTCGCCACTAGTTGACGCTTGTCGAAATTCAGGCCTTTTAGTTCTTACTGCTGGAAAAGGGAACGTTGTGAGGCTTGTACCTCCATTGATTATAACTGAGGAGGAGTTGGATCAGGCAGTTGAGATCTTGTTCAATGCTCTGCCTGTCCTCGATGAGAGCAGTTCAAATTAG
- the LOC115738555 gene encoding probable LRR receptor-like serine/threonine-protein kinase At1g56140 isoform X3: protein MYYCFYRNLGQNLLTGSLSPSIGNLTRMQYLSLGINALSGELPRQLGLLTELLSLSFATNNFNGSLPSELGNLSKLQQLYLDSSGVSGEIPPTFSKLKNLNLVWASDNNLTGEIPEFIGNWSQLTQLFLQGNSFKGSIPSTFSNLTALKDLRISDVSNVSSSLEFIRNMKNLSNLILRNNNISDSLPSDFSGYQSLSQLDLSFNKLTGQIPDSLFNLSSLTYLFLGNNSLNGTLPEQKSASLLNIDLSYNNLMGSFPSWVSNGLQLNLVGNNFTLDNSNSSLLPSGLKCLQRNFPCNTGKGIYYNFAVKCGGPQITSSSNIVYEMDNNTLGPATYYVTDTERWAVSNVGYFTGNNNHSYKASTLSQSTNTLDSELFQTARVSASSLRYYGLGLENGNYNVTLQFAEIQILNTEWQSLGRRYFNIYIQGNLVAKDFNIREKAGDASLIAVQRVYRAQVTANYLEIHFFWAGKGTCCVPSQATYGPLISAISAVPDFIPTVSNTSPSSKKDHTGLIVGVGTGVGVVSLVAVVLVFYVVRRRKMAHTMEDQEFLGMETRPYTFSYVELKAATDDFNPNNKLGEGGFGPVFKGTLDDGRVIAVKQLSVSSHQGKNQFVTEIATISAVQHRNLVKLYGCCIDADNRLLVYEYLENKSLDQAMFGQRSLNLDWATRYDICLGVARGLAYLHEESRLRIVHRDVKASNILLDSNLTPKISDFGLAKLYDDKKTHISTRVAGTIGYLAPEYAMRGHLTEKADVFAFGVVALELVSGRSNSDPSLAEEKIYLLEWAWNLHETNRVVELVDSRLSEFNEEEAKRMVAIALLCTQTSPALRPPMSRVVAMLSGDIEVPAVSARPGYLTDWRVNDTTSFLTETADKSTGKSTYNSPFTASTVGGANLSPTPLLDEIVGEGR, encoded by the exons GAGTCTGGGCATCAATGCATTATCAGGGGAGCTTCCGCGGCAACTTGGGTTACTTACAGAGCTATTATCATT ATCCTTTGCCACCAATAACTTCAATGGCTCTCTGCCATCTGAGCTTGGAAATCTTTCCAAATTGCAGCAACT TTACCTTGATAGTTCCGGAGTCAGTGGTGAGATTCCGCCGACATTTTCCAAGCTGAAAAATCTTAATCTAGT GTGGGCATCGGATAACAACCTCACTGGCGAAATACCAGAATTCATAGGAAATTGGTCGCAGCTTACACAGCT GTTTCTTCAAGGAAATTCTTTCAAAGGTTCGATTCCTTCAACATTTTCCAATTTGACCGCTCTGAAAGACTT GAGAATAAGTGATGTATCTAACGTGAGCTCTTCACTGGAGTTCATCAGGAATATGAAGAATCTGTCTAATCT GATACTGAGGAATAACAATATCTCAGATTCGCTCCCATCAGACTTTTCAGGATACCAGAGTTTATCTCAGCT GGACCTAAGCTTCAACAAGTTAACAGGGCAGATTCCAGACTCTCTTTTCAATTTGAGCTCACTCACTTACTT GTTTCTTGGAAATAATAGTTTGAATGGCACACTTCCTGAACAGAAAAGTGCATCCCTTCTTAACAT AGATCTGTCATACAATAACCTGATGGGAAGCTTTCCTTCTTGGGTCAGCAATGGTCTACAACT TAATCTGGTGGGCAACAACTTTACATTGGACAACTCTAACAGTAG CCTTCTTCCCTCAGGATTAAAATGTCTTCAACGGAATTTTCCTTGCAATACGGGGAAAGGAATCT ACTACAATTTTGCAGTAAAATGCGGTGGCCCTCAGATTACTTCGTCCAGTAATATTGTGTATGAGATGGATAATAACACTCTTGGTCCTGCTACCTACTATGTGACCGACACAGAGAGGTGGGCAGTGAGCAATGTTGGTTATTTCACTGGAAACAACAATCACTCTTATAAAGCTTCCACGCTTTCCCAGTCCACAAACACTTTAGACTCAGAGCTGTTCCAGACTGCACGAGTCTCTGCTTCATCTCTACGATACTATGGATTAGGGCTGGAGAATGGAAACTACAATGTCACCCTCCAGTTTGCTGAAATACAAATCCTGAATACTGAATGGCAAAGTCTTGGGAGGCGTTATTTTAATATATACATACAG GGGAACCTTGTTGCCAAGGATTTCAACATACGGGAAAAGGCAGGTGATGCCTCTCTTATAGCTGTTCAAAGAGTGTATCGGGCTCAGGTAACAGCAAACTATCTTGAAATACACTTCTTTTGGGCTGGAAAAGGGACTTGCTGTGTACCAAGTCAAGCCACATATGGACCTTTGATTTCAGCCATTAGTGCTGTCCCAG ACTTCATACCAACTGTCAGTAACACTTCCCCAAGCAGCAAAAAGGATCATACTGGCTTGATTGTTGGAGTTGGTACTGGAGTTGGAGTGGTCAGCTTGGTGGCTGTTGTCCTGGTGTTCTATGTCGTTCGGAGAAGAAAAATGGCTCACACAATGGAAGATCAAG AGTTCCTTGGGATGGAAACTAGACCTTACACTTTCAGCTATGTGGAACTAAAGGCTGCTACAGATGACTTCAATCCCAATAACAAACTTGGGGAGGGAGGATTCGGCCCTGTTTTTAAG GGAACACTCGATGATGGGAGAGTGATTGCTGTAAAGCAACTATCTGTATCATCCCACCAGGGAAAGAATCAATTCGTGACAGAGATTGCCACTATATCTGCAGTGCAACACCGCAACCTTGTTAAACTGTATGGATGCTGCATCGATGCAGATAATCGGCTTCTTGTTTATGAATATCTAGAAAACAAGAGTCTTGATCAGGCAATGTTTG GACAAAGAAGCTTGAATCTTGATTGGGCGACACGGTATGATATCTGTCTGGGTGTTGCAAGGGGTTTAGCTTATCTTCATGAGGAGTCAAGGCTGAGAATCGTGCATAGGGATGTGAAGGCCAGTAATATCCTGCTGGACTCTAATCTCACACCTAAAATATCAGACTTTGGTTTGGCCAAACTTTATGATGATAAGAAGACCCATATAAGCACCCGTGTGGCGGGAACAAT TGGCTATCTTGCTCCCGAGTATGCAATGCGTGGCCACCTTACAGAGAAGGCAGATGTGTTTGCGTTTGGTGTAGTGGCTCTAGAGCTTGTCAGCGGAAGGTCAAATTCAGACCCTAGCTTGGcagaagaaaaaatatatctCCTTGAATGG GCTTGGAACCTGCACGAAACCAACCGTGTTGTTGAGCTGGTTGATTCTAGATTATCAGAGttcaatgaagaagaagcaaaacgcATGGTTGCAATAGCGCTCTTGTGCACTCAAACATCGCCAGCGCTGAGACCACCAATGTCCCGTGTGGTGGCAATGCTCTCTGGAGATATTGAAGTGCCAGCCGTGTCCGCGAGGCCAGGCTACTTGACTGATTGGAGGGTTAACGATACCACCAGCTTCTTGACTGAGACTGCTGATAAGAGCACAGGCAAGAGCACTTACAACTCACCGTTCACTGCAAGCACCGTTGGAGGTGCAAATCTTTCACCAACTCCCTTGCTTGATGAGATAGTCGGAGAAGGTAGATGA
- the LOC115738555 gene encoding probable LRR receptor-like serine/threonine-protein kinase At1g56140 isoform X2 has translation MENSRVIFALHVAACILLAVADVAHAQNQTQATTEPSEVAILNSIWSTWGLTPQTSTWNISGEPCSGAAIDSTTFDTYNPFIKCDCSNNSTTCHITQLKVYAMSVAGPIPDELWNLTYLFDLNLAQNLLTGSLSPSIGNLTRMKYLSLGINALSGELPRQLGLLTELLSLSFATNNFNGSLPSELGNLSKLQQLYLDSSGVSGEIPPTFSKLKNLNLVWASDNNLTGEIPEFIGNWSQLTQLFLQGNSFKGSIPSTFSNLTALKDLRISDVSNVSSSLEFIRNMKNLSNLILRNNNISDSLPSDFSGYQSLSQLDLSFNKLTGQIPDSLFNLSSLTYLFLGNNSLNGTLPEQKSASLLNIDLSYNNLMGSFPSWVSNGLQLNLVGNNFTLDNSNSSLLPSGLKCLQRNFPCNTGKGIYYNFAVKCGGPQITSSSNIVYEMDNNTLGPATYYVTDTERWAVSNVGYFTGNNNHSYKASTLSQSTNTLDSELFQTARVSASSLRYYGLGLENGNYNVTLQFAEIQILNTEWQSLGRRYFNIYIQGNLVAKDFNIREKAGDASLIAVQRVYRAQVTANYLEIHFFWAGKGTCCVPSQATYGPLISAISAVPDFIPTVSNTSPSSKKDHTGLIVGVGTGVGVVSLVAVVLVFYVVRRRKMAHTMEDQEFLGMETRPYTFSYVELKAATDDFNPNNKLGEGGFGPVFKGTLDDGRVIAVKQLSVSSHQGKNQFVTEIATISAVQHRNLVKLYGCCIDADNRLLVYEYLENKSLDQAMFGQRSLNLDWATRYDICLGVARGLAYLHEESRLRIVHRDVKASNILLDSNLTPKISDFGLAKLYDDKKTHISTRVAGTIGYLAPEYAMRGHLTEKADVFAFGVVALELVSGRSNSDPSLAEEKIYLLEWAWNLHETNRVVELVDSRLSEFNEEEAKRMVAIALLCTQTSPALRPPMSRVVAMLSGDIEVPAVSARPGYLTDWRVNDTTSFLTETADKSTGKSTYNSPFTASTVGGANLSPTPLLDEIVGEGR, from the exons TTGCGATTCTGAACTCGATATGGTCAACATGGGGACTCACTCCACAGACATCGACATGGAACATAAGCGGAGAGCCATGCAGCGGAGCTGCCATCGATTCCACCACCTTCGACACTTACAACCCTTTCATCAAATGCGACTGCTCCAACAATTCCACCACTTGCCACATTACCCAGCT CAAGGTTTATGCAATGAGCGTTGCTGGTCCTATCCCTGATGAGTTGTGGAACTTGACTTACCTCTTCGATCT GAACTTGGCCCAAAATCTCTTGACTGGTTCCTTATCTCCATCCATTGGCAACCTAACTCGCATGAAGTATCT GAGTCTGGGCATCAATGCATTATCAGGGGAGCTTCCGCGGCAACTTGGGTTACTTACAGAGCTATTATCATT ATCCTTTGCCACCAATAACTTCAATGGCTCTCTGCCATCTGAGCTTGGAAATCTTTCCAAATTGCAGCAACT TTACCTTGATAGTTCCGGAGTCAGTGGTGAGATTCCGCCGACATTTTCCAAGCTGAAAAATCTTAATCTAGT GTGGGCATCGGATAACAACCTCACTGGCGAAATACCAGAATTCATAGGAAATTGGTCGCAGCTTACACAGCT GTTTCTTCAAGGAAATTCTTTCAAAGGTTCGATTCCTTCAACATTTTCCAATTTGACCGCTCTGAAAGACTT GAGAATAAGTGATGTATCTAACGTGAGCTCTTCACTGGAGTTCATCAGGAATATGAAGAATCTGTCTAATCT GATACTGAGGAATAACAATATCTCAGATTCGCTCCCATCAGACTTTTCAGGATACCAGAGTTTATCTCAGCT GGACCTAAGCTTCAACAAGTTAACAGGGCAGATTCCAGACTCTCTTTTCAATTTGAGCTCACTCACTTACTT GTTTCTTGGAAATAATAGTTTGAATGGCACACTTCCTGAACAGAAAAGTGCATCCCTTCTTAACAT AGATCTGTCATACAATAACCTGATGGGAAGCTTTCCTTCTTGGGTCAGCAATGGTCTACAACT TAATCTGGTGGGCAACAACTTTACATTGGACAACTCTAACAGTAG CCTTCTTCCCTCAGGATTAAAATGTCTTCAACGGAATTTTCCTTGCAATACGGGGAAAGGAATCT ACTACAATTTTGCAGTAAAATGCGGTGGCCCTCAGATTACTTCGTCCAGTAATATTGTGTATGAGATGGATAATAACACTCTTGGTCCTGCTACCTACTATGTGACCGACACAGAGAGGTGGGCAGTGAGCAATGTTGGTTATTTCACTGGAAACAACAATCACTCTTATAAAGCTTCCACGCTTTCCCAGTCCACAAACACTTTAGACTCAGAGCTGTTCCAGACTGCACGAGTCTCTGCTTCATCTCTACGATACTATGGATTAGGGCTGGAGAATGGAAACTACAATGTCACCCTCCAGTTTGCTGAAATACAAATCCTGAATACTGAATGGCAAAGTCTTGGGAGGCGTTATTTTAATATATACATACAG GGGAACCTTGTTGCCAAGGATTTCAACATACGGGAAAAGGCAGGTGATGCCTCTCTTATAGCTGTTCAAAGAGTGTATCGGGCTCAGGTAACAGCAAACTATCTTGAAATACACTTCTTTTGGGCTGGAAAAGGGACTTGCTGTGTACCAAGTCAAGCCACATATGGACCTTTGATTTCAGCCATTAGTGCTGTCCCAG ACTTCATACCAACTGTCAGTAACACTTCCCCAAGCAGCAAAAAGGATCATACTGGCTTGATTGTTGGAGTTGGTACTGGAGTTGGAGTGGTCAGCTTGGTGGCTGTTGTCCTGGTGTTCTATGTCGTTCGGAGAAGAAAAATGGCTCACACAATGGAAGATCAAG AGTTCCTTGGGATGGAAACTAGACCTTACACTTTCAGCTATGTGGAACTAAAGGCTGCTACAGATGACTTCAATCCCAATAACAAACTTGGGGAGGGAGGATTCGGCCCTGTTTTTAAG GGAACACTCGATGATGGGAGAGTGATTGCTGTAAAGCAACTATCTGTATCATCCCACCAGGGAAAGAATCAATTCGTGACAGAGATTGCCACTATATCTGCAGTGCAACACCGCAACCTTGTTAAACTGTATGGATGCTGCATCGATGCAGATAATCGGCTTCTTGTTTATGAATATCTAGAAAACAAGAGTCTTGATCAGGCAATGTTTG GACAAAGAAGCTTGAATCTTGATTGGGCGACACGGTATGATATCTGTCTGGGTGTTGCAAGGGGTTTAGCTTATCTTCATGAGGAGTCAAGGCTGAGAATCGTGCATAGGGATGTGAAGGCCAGTAATATCCTGCTGGACTCTAATCTCACACCTAAAATATCAGACTTTGGTTTGGCCAAACTTTATGATGATAAGAAGACCCATATAAGCACCCGTGTGGCGGGAACAAT TGGCTATCTTGCTCCCGAGTATGCAATGCGTGGCCACCTTACAGAGAAGGCAGATGTGTTTGCGTTTGGTGTAGTGGCTCTAGAGCTTGTCAGCGGAAGGTCAAATTCAGACCCTAGCTTGGcagaagaaaaaatatatctCCTTGAATGG GCTTGGAACCTGCACGAAACCAACCGTGTTGTTGAGCTGGTTGATTCTAGATTATCAGAGttcaatgaagaagaagcaaaacgcATGGTTGCAATAGCGCTCTTGTGCACTCAAACATCGCCAGCGCTGAGACCACCAATGTCCCGTGTGGTGGCAATGCTCTCTGGAGATATTGAAGTGCCAGCCGTGTCCGCGAGGCCAGGCTACTTGACTGATTGGAGGGTTAACGATACCACCAGCTTCTTGACTGAGACTGCTGATAAGAGCACAGGCAAGAGCACTTACAACTCACCGTTCACTGCAAGCACCGTTGGAGGTGCAAATCTTTCACCAACTCCCTTGCTTGATGAGATAGTCGGAGAAGGTAGATGA